In Borrelia turicatae 91E135, the genomic stretch ATTCAAAGGGTTGAGACAACATTAAAATCCGATATTAAAGACCTGGATAATAAATTCGATACTAAATTCAATGAACTTGATAATAAGATTGATAATGTTAAAAGTGAATTAAAATCTGATATTAAAGACTTGGACAATAAATTTGATACCAAATTCAATAAACTTGATAACAAGCTTAGACTACATGGTTGGATGTTTGGCACTCTTATTACACTTAATATAGGAATATTCTTAGCATTAATATCATTATTAGTAAAGTAAATTTATTTACCTAAAGCCTTCCTTATTTAATTGACCTTCTGTCAATTATTTTTTTTACAA encodes the following:
- the bdr gene encoding Bdr family repetitive protein is translated as MGLAQPVITQQMVISELTKAGINRDIAIDLSYRYYKNELTYKDIEYLETTFNLKLEKVEALLQAEIQRVETTLKSDIKDLDNKFDTKFNELDNKIDNVKSELKSDIKDLDNKFDTKFNKLDNKLRLHGWMFGTLITLNIGIFLALISLLVK